DNA from Eucalyptus grandis isolate ANBG69807.140 chromosome 5, ASM1654582v1, whole genome shotgun sequence:
CCTGCCACCGCATGTCCAAGGGCAGGGCCTCCCCGGAGGGCCTCCACTTCGCCCCCTTCTCTGACGGCTACGACGACGGGTTCAAGATGGGGGAcaacgtgtcacaattcatgtCCGAGCTCAGGCACCGCGGCTCTGAGAAGCTCAAGGACCTCATGGCGTCGAgtgcgggcgagggccgcccctACACCTGCTTGGTGTACAGCTTGCTTCTCCCGTGGGCTGCCGAGGTGGCACGCGAGTTCCATGTGCCCTCGGCCCTCCTGTGGATTCAGCCCGCCACGGTCCTTGACATGTACTATTATTACTTCAACGGCTATGGCGAATTCATAGAAAATAACTGCATCGACCCTTCATGTTCGTTCGAGTTGCCGGGTCTCCCCTACAAGTTCACTAGCCGCGACTtgccttcattttttttgcCGAGCCGCTCGGATGCATACGATGTTGCGTTGCCGACTTTCAAAGACCAGCTCGACACGCTCAACCAAGAAAACAATGCAAGGATACTGGTGAATACCTTCGACTCGCTAGAGCCGGAGGCCTTGAGAGCGATCGACAGGTACAACTTGGTGGGGATAGGGCCGTTGATACCCTCGGCTTTCCTCGATGGGAAAGACCCGTCGGACACGTCCTTTGGCGGCGACCTCTTCCACAAGTCCAAGGAGTACACTGATTGGCTGGACTCCAAGGCCCCGGCGTCGGTCGTCTATGTGTCGTTTGGGAGCATCGCAGAGATATCGAAGAGGCAGGCAGAGGAGCTCGCCTGCGCGTTGCTCGACTGCGGGCGACCGTTCTTGTGGGTCATAAGAGCAAAACAAAAcggagaggaagagaaggacgAGGATAGATTGAGCCGCATGCAGGAATTGGAAGAGAAAGGAATGATAGTGCCGTGGTGTTCGCAGCTCGAGGTGTTGTCGCACCCCTCCCTCGGGTGCTTTCTGTCgcactgcgggtggaactcgaCCCTCGAGAGCCTCGCGCTCGGCATCCCCGTGGTGGCGTTCCCGCAGTGGACGGACCAGGGGACGAACGCTAAGCTCATCGAGGATGTGTGGCGGACTGGGATTCGTGTGAGGCCAAACGGGAAGGGTTGGTGGAGGCGGGGGAGATAAGGAGGTGCTTGGAGACGGTGATGGCCGATGGGGAGATGAGGGAGGAGGTGAGGAGGAATGCGGCCAAGTGGAAGGAGTCGGCGAGGGAGGCGGCGAGAGAAGGCGGGTCGTCGGACCGGAACTTGAAGGCTTTCATCGAAGAGGTCGGTCGAGGTTGTTGTCGATGCTGAGATTGTGGAAGTAGCTTGCTGCAGCTAGTTTGGTAGTTTGAGTACTTAAGTTGTGTGTAGGTGttctcttatttcttcttttgttatgaGTACTTCTTCCCAGCATTTTCTAAGGAGGTTTTGCTGATGTTGATGGTAGGTTGCTGCATGAAGGTACCATGGAATAAGTGAAGCCATATCACAGATTTACTCCGATACTCAAGTGCATTATTTTTCTTACCCTGTCGTATTATTCTTGGTCACGGCCATCAAGCATCGTAAAGGTCTTCCAATCACagagaaatataatttttcctttctagaCTAATGTTGCGTTGGCGAAAGAAATCATTAAATGGTCATTGTATATATTAAGTACTGTTTAATATTAAATCATCATACATAATATACGTAATGCATGATAATGTGCAATCTCCTTAGTGCGCATCCACATTTAGTTGTCATCATTTGAGCGGTTTGAAAATCCTAGCGGCCAGATCTCTGACAATGAATGATCGAGAGGATGAGATGTTAGGTTGAAAAAGACACGTTTGAACTGTGGACGGGACTAGGGTCGTGTAGCAGGACCAATTCTATTTGAGAATCAGATATTGGTTtggttttagaattcaattgaaaTTAATGGGAACTGACCAGTTAAGAAGTTATCAATAGTTCCTAGAGAAGGTTGACGTACAATCGTGGTGCATATTGGTATATTGGTCGAATTGCCCCATCATAGATGTTATCTTGTCATTCATATTGCTATGTGTTGTCATATTATAAATTGTCACATTACACATGCTGCCATGTCTTTAGGATCGGTTGCATTCCTAATTTGGTTGGGCCAGAGTCGATCTTGTATTGGGTCGGATTAACTGCTCGAGCTGAGCTGAGATAATCTCGTAAGCCCAACTTACCCGGTCTTCAACACTTCTTCTACCAGTGATTCCTACTTCGTAGACCATTGCCAATCGATCTTGACAGTCCCCGGTGGTCGAGCTCAACAATCATTGATCGGACCGAGCGTCCATTGGTCTAAATGATGGGGCTAGTACATATAGTTTTCACAGATACTTGGTGCATATATGTTCAATGGATTCCTACACGTTCTTTCGGTTGCAATTGCTTATTTCTGTGACAGTGATTTCACCACAACTATAAAAGCAAAACAATCTCGCTTCACTTTTGCCATGAAAAACCTAAGATTGCTGTCCGAAGATCCGCCTTCCTTGACGGCTCGCcagcctcgcctcgcctcgccaAAGCTTTCCATATCAAGGCACTCTCAACGCATGCCTCCTTCGTTTGTCGCCCCTCTACTAATGGGCCCAGCCCAACCCATTTCTCTGAAAAGCCCATGCTCAACCAATTGGCATCGGCCCATTAAAccacttttcaattttcttcaacaGCTTCGTTGAAGAAGCAAGACCAATGGCAGACTtaacaagaagaaagaggagcTATGTGAAATTTTCGGACACCTTGACAAGCCGAATCAACTTTAAATTGTAACGCTGGGTAAGTATCCAAATTCTATTTTTCAtctaatggaaatattttttgaagTTAGGTCTTAAATTTGGAGTTAAGTGAAATTCAAATTGTGAGTTCGATTAAAGAGTTATTGAGTTTTGGATTTATATGGAAATGGTAGATAAGGGGGTGGGGGTTGTGGAGCTGTGAAGTTTGATGAGATTCGATTTCAAAGATAGTTTGATTGGAATGAATTTTTGAAGTTTCATTTTTGAGTTACCCGTAGCGGACAATATGCATAACGGAGAAAGATGAATATTTACTATAGACGAGTTTCTTTGTTAGAGTTAGGAGTTGATTGGTCGACGAATAAGTGTAGTTAGTCGATTTGTTCATTAGAATAATATGTTATTCGGattttgatatctttttttgattaattgatAGGAATATGAGTGTGTTAGCTTGAATAACCATCGTGGATTAGTTTTCGCTTTTTCCAAGTAAATAATACTAtctcttttttgattttgtaaactcatatttttAAAGTGATATGGATTAGTTATTTAATGAATTAAGAAATGGGAATTTTGGTTGCATAGAATTAGATCGAGTATTTACTACCATACTGTCTATTTGAAATGGAAATACAAAATTTGATTAAAGTTTGAGTTGATTGCTTGAAAATGGTTTGTGAAACCTCTCAtgaaataattatggaaaaattcCATGATTTATGAATGTGGTTTTTGAAAAGTACTTTGACATATATGAATTGTTGAGAAGTTATATGATTTGGTTAGTAAACCTGAGTTTTAAAAATTGGTGTCGATTGTGGGTTATTGGAGAAAGATATTGGTTGATTATGCTCATATCACTATGATTAAGACCCCTTGAGAGGTTTAAGTATACATACTGTTTCAGGGCGTCCTTTTGGGTCAAACCGATTTCTCTAATGTAAGCAATATATCTAGCCAAGGGGGTAAACTTAATGGTCCTTAAGTTTCGGCCATCAACCGCGGTGGCACAGGTGACACGTGCACTAGCCAGGCTCGCCCATGCTAGGCGCTTGGCAAGTTGTTTGGTAGGATTAGGATGACCCAGACCACGAAAGGAGATGATGAGGAAGAGGtaattcatctctctctctctctctggtgtgATAGATGTTGATTAATGGGAATggaaggtttttcttttttatatttttcgaaacATCGGCATAATGTCAAACGGATATATCCATTTCGACGATTTTAGTGTAGGCTTTATCAAATCCAAAAGGTTTGCTCCATTCATGAGATCGTTTATACATCTCCATGTCTCTCCTTTTATTCTGTTTCTCGCTGACTGATGAAAGGGCACCAAATTAATCTTCATCTTTCCTCAATTTAGACATTTTTCCGTTTTCTTCACTGTTTCACGATAAAGGTGAACGTCAATTGTCAGCTTTTCGGCCCATGCACAGACGAGAGTACACAGCGTGCATGCATACAGCTAAGTGTCCCCCGATCGGTCCAATCACATGAGCACACGTTCATCTCTTTCAGTCTCTTCGATCCATGGAGAAGCAAGAACGAGTCTCTGCTTTTTGCCTTGTCCACGATTCAATCACgcagagaaaaaaaagatcTCGCGACCCAAATCACGATCCTCTGTCCGTCTCTaaagagcaaaagaacaaaCGGACAACAGACAAATCAAAGACTGGAAAATAAGATCACGACTCTCCAATTCGTCACTACAAACGTCACTCCATCCCAACTTCATCCTTCTATTTATACGCATGCCGTGAGATTTCGTAaagcttaaattattagataaatgcgtggttttgatatttaattactcCAATACTTTCCCTTATGCTTAAATCTTGTTTTTTACCTAgtactaagtgtggaaatttaattaGAGAGGCAAATGGAGCCTGGTACGATTTGAACTCAATATTTCTAActctaatatcatgtgaaattttgataGGACCATTTCCAACATTTCTAAAAGCGTAAGTTATTATATGaagatataatttaatatttaattactttaacaCATATCACTCACCAAAACATGTAAGACATAAACTCCCACAGTCTCATTGACATTTGCGCCCAACAACAACCATATAGGCATCCACTAAAAGGAAGTTCGAAAACCACGAGCTCACACGCGCCACTACCCACTGCTGTCGCCATGGTGCTGCCCCACTTCCTTCTCGTCACGCTCCCAACGCATGGCCACATCGACCCGGCCCTCCAGTTCGCCAAGTGTCTCCTCCACGGTGGTGCCTGAAAAGGCTAGTaacaacacctagagggggtgaataggtgtgaagaacaattttcacaaaagaaTAGTATAactattttacttttgaaactgagtctgaagaataACAGATTTTAAgcgagttcagactttagcagttaaatataactttgaacaaataaaagagtttagggaagagaataagaacatagaatttataacggttcagcttagatcaagTTTACGcccactctcccacactgacagccttctggctggattccactaagaaacaaaagagattttatggCCTTGTGATCTCAATTTCATAGTGAAGAGTCTTTACTACTCTCTCACGAAGTTGCACTATAAGtctctttctcttttgagtacaaatttgagcTCAGTGAATGAAATAGTAAGAGAATATGAAGtttcagattttgaaaattttctttcacacacTTTACAAATGACTAGAGATATTTCCTTTAAATAGTCATTCATGCAttctcgaccgttggcactttccaaaggaattcatCCAATCAACCCATTGAACAGAATCGATTAAAAAGAtctcgagccgtttgaagattgtgatgaaagcccgtcaatcctgttcgctcatacaatcaggatcttgatttccataagtagatactTTTCAAGTttacttgccttccaaaagattgGACGAAtcgaaattgattccaataaggacAGCCAATCTTgtaggtgatatttccaaccagaAAACCATCTAGAATCCATACAAACTGAACctcttgaagaaataaatataatctcgcatctggataagtcttcatacTTCACTTGCGTTCAATCTGGAATTCATCAAAGTGGGCAAACTTCTGATGTAGAgcaaactttgacactaaaattTGGCAGTCTTTAGattttgacacagaagtctagcagttttcagactttgacacagaagtctggcaatctttagactttgacacaggAGTCTTGAAATattcataatagactttggctaaattttgttatcttcaaaacatcaaaggagtttcctccaacaatctccccctttttgatggtgacaaaacttcaTTATAGATTTAGGGACTTATGACCTACAAAACAATACTTGAGCAGTGCATGATATCTCATAAAAACAAATTGTTTAAAGATCTGGATAGCATCGATTCTGCAATCACaaaaaacatgttaatcttgaaaaatttagaCAAATATCAAGAGTTAAACATCCATCCATACATAATCATTACCATCACAAGAGTTGTTGCAAGTGTTAAATAGTCAAACAGAATCtgcaacaattaaataaaagttGGAAGTTGAACTCAACAAAAGTTtaagtcaaagtcaaagtcaaatctgcatgttctccccctttttgtcataagcAACAAGTGGAGAAAGTcaaaaatagagagagataaATGGAATCAAGTTTCTTGGGATTCGAATGAGCTGGAAATCCCCCATTTACTGAATTGTCTCCCCCAGCTTTCACACTATCTCCTTTAGCTTCTCAACATCTTCGATCTTGGCAGTCTTTTTAACTTGTTGTATATCTTTAACTTGAAGGTTGATAGACTGTACCTTCTCATGAAGAGAATCTGAAGTAGATTGCAAAGCATAGTGAAGCTTCTGGATCTCAAACTCCATATTGTATTGCTGTGCTTTTAACTCTAGAAGGAGCTCTAGCAGTCTTTGAAAGTCTGCGTTTGTTTTAGTTTGCGCACTAGCCTTAGCGAAGTGAAAACGTGGAGTATTGAGAGTTGAGGGAACATCAACTTGTCGAACACCATGACTTGGAGTGGATTCTTTAATGTTAGCTTTAGGAAAATGGGAAGCATAGACATCTTTTGGGTTGGCAGGAGATCTACTAATATCATCACTTGCAAAATGATGAGAAGAATCTACTaatatcctctctctccttcttccttctcattttcttgCTCAAAACCAATAAACATTTGAAGATTCTTCAAGGCAAAGGCAGAGATGGTaagatcatcttcatcctctttgTCTTGTAGGAGGAGAGATCTTCTCTTCTCGGCGGGTTCACGCACAacttccttcccttttcttcttcttccagcaGGCTCTTCCTTGGTTTTGATCGGGGACTCCTTCTTCAAGCGCTCTATGGCCTTGCTCAGATCTTTCAGCCTCATCTTCAATACCATTTTCAATCCTATAACCATATGAGCAACAATTCGAGAACAAAGAGAGGCGAGAAACTGGATCTAAAAGTGTCTAAACAATTGAGTGATCAGCATAGAGTATGGCAGTTGTCCCTTATCCTTTGCAACTGTCCTGTACATATGCATCAGGatagtatgagggagagagaatttcaTTCCATTGCTGATAGCAAACATTAGTCTTGCTTCAAATATGGAGACATCTGTTTTTGAAGCAGCCTTTGGTCTGATGCAGTTAATGACAATTTTGTGCAGGAAGACATTTGAGGCTGACAATCTGGAATAAGTGATGCCTCCAGGAAGTTTGTCCTTGACAAGGAATCTCGCTTTGGCCAATCGAAACACTAATTGGTTGGAAGCCACTCCTTTCCACACCAATGATGTCAGCTAATGTGTTAACATCTGCAACATAGCTTTTGTCACTCATAGTGAACTAGAATCTATTCGGGTAAAAAAAAGATAGGTTTGAATAGAAAAAAGGCAGTCAACTCCGGATAAGCAACAGTTGTCTCAGaacaaaaattctcaagttgaaggaaagccaatttttccctcaaattcaCCTAAATCGAGTCtagaaagtcaaaatcgaccGATCGAGGGTtcattacccctcttttcaacatttgTGTGTAGGCCCTTTTGTGATCTTTAGAACGAAAAAGACTTGTTACCAGGCATTTTAGCAGCAATGCCCATTCTTGGTTCGAAGTTCGAAAACATTCTCTCATCATCGTCTTTGCTTTCAGGCTAATTGAAAAAACTAAATCTAGGATCTCTAGGATCAATAGGAAGGTTAAGGAAAGCCTCATTTGCCGCTCCTTCTTTAGCTATTCCTAAATCTTCCATTGTCCTTAGAAAAGTTGTTTCGTTATGATGCCTATGCCTTCGAAGAAAATCGGTAATGAACTTCTTTAGAGTACCACCCATTTTAAGATAACCATAGTATTTGTACAAAACCTGGGCAAAAGGGCTAGTAACAACACTTatagggggtgaataggtgtgaagaaaatttttcgCAAAGAATAGTAGaaataatttagttttgaaactgagtctgaagaataAAGATTTTGTGCAAGTTCAGACTTTGGCAGTTAAATAGAGTTATGAacaaataaaggagttcagggaagagaataagaacatagagtttatagtggttcagcttagatcaattctacgtccactctcccacgctgatagcctactagctggattccactaagaatcaaaagagattttacagcctTGTGTCTCAACTTCAAgatgaagagtctctactgctCTCTCACGAAGTCTCACAAaaatttgctctctcttttgagtacaattaTGAGCTTAGTGAATAAAATAGCAATGAACTaggaagcttcaaactttaaaatttttctcaCGCACTTCTCGAATGACTAGAGATGTCTCATTTAAATGTtccttcatgccttcttgaccattggcactttccaaagaaattcttccaattaacccattggacagaatcaatcaaaggaaaTCTTGAGCCGTTTGaaaattgtgatgaaagcctGTCAATCCTGtccgcccatacaatcaggatattggtttccataagtagatactTTCCAAGTTTACCTGCCTTCGAAAAGATTGGAGtattgaaattgatttcaataaacATAGCGAATCATGTAGATGTTATATCCAACcagaaagccatccataagccATACGAACTGAAcccttgaagaaataaagataatctcgtgtctggataagtcttcattcttcagcattgttcagtctggaatttctCAATGTGagcagactttgacactaaagtctggcagtcttcagattttgacactaaagtctgaaAATCTTAAGAATAGgctttggataagttttgtcaacttcaaaacatcaaagtatttttctccaacaatctccccatttttttaatGGTTACAAAACTTCCCTATAGATTTAAGaacttttgacctgcaaaacaactcttaaggaatacatgatatcttttaaaaataagttgattaggatTTGGATAACATCGATTCTgtaaccacagaaaacatgttaatcttgaaaagatAAGACAAATATCAAGACTTAAACATCCATCCATCCATAATCATTACCACAAAAGTAAGTTCCTGCAAAGGTCAAACGGAATAATAGAATAACAGAACAAATGTTCAAGTCAAAAGTTAAAGTCAAATCTACatgttctccccctttttgtcattagcaaaaagtggagaaagtcaaaaatagagaaaatggaATGAAATTAGGTTTGTCTTGGGATTCGGACGAGCTGGAAATCCCCCATTGATTGAACTGTCTCTCCCAACTTTTGCACAGTCTCCTTCAGCTTCTTAACATCTTCGATCTTGGTAGTTTCTTTAACTTGCTATTGTAAGGCTTGAACTTGAAGgtgtagaaagttcttgtcttcaagatctaatcatcaatcaattagattgaatcaatcaaatcaatcttgatgtggaatccaaaccatatcactagccgttatatgattgggcttgagttatgttctgtcgaatctggatgtaaagtctgagagcaatagactttacaatctaagtctgtagactttacaatctggtcCGAACATATCGCtttcgaacagatttagctttaaggtcgtACCTAGTTCGGCTTCAAagcatagagtccgtcttctagttcatcattcacgttcgtccggaatttgtcgagtgagcgAGACTTCCGatgtagaatagactttga
Protein-coding regions in this window:
- the LOC104414251 gene encoding LOW QUALITY PROTEIN: crocetin glucosyltransferase, chloroplastic-like (The sequence of the model RefSeq protein was modified relative to this genomic sequence to represent the inferred CDS: inserted 1 base in 1 codon), which encodes MAPPHFLLVTFPAQGHINPALQFAKRLLRSGAEVTFATSVSACHRMSKGRASPEGLHFAPFSDGYDDGFKMGDNVSQFMSELRHRGSEKLKDLMASSAGEGRPYTCLVYSLLLPWAAEVAREFHVPSALLWIQPATVLDMYYYYFNGYGEFIENNCIDPSCSFELPGLPYKFTSRDLPSFFLPSRSDAYDVALPTFKDQLDTLNQENNARILVNTFDSLEPEALRAIDRYNLVGIGPLIPSAFLDGKDPSDTSFGGDLFHKSKEYTDWLDSKAPASVVYVSFGSIAEISKRQAEELACALLDCGRPFLWVIRAKQNGEEEKDEDRLSRMQELEEKGMIVPWCSQLEVLSHPSLGCFLSHCGWNSTLESLALGIPVVAFPQWTDQGTNAKLIEDVWRTGIRVRPNXEGLVEAGEIRRCLETVMADGEMREEVRRNAAKWKESAREAAREGGSSDRNLKAFIEEVAA